From the genome of Cytobacillus firmus, one region includes:
- a CDS encoding pyridoxamine 5'-phosphate oxidase family protein, producing the protein MSNMINQEEIETLRELIKDIDTAMLTTVTEEGLVSRPMKTQEVEFDGDLWFFTKKETAKYEEILHDQDVNVSYAGNSYVSVRGKAEIVEDLEKKKELWSKAYEEIMQTSYDDPNVVLIKVKAEAAEYWETGNFTKKAAFLFKRMTGQNSKSADINETVEMKK; encoded by the coding sequence ATGTCTAACATGATCAATCAAGAAGAAATAGAAACACTGCGAGAGTTAATCAAAGACATTGACACGGCCATGCTGACCACGGTTACGGAGGAAGGACTTGTGTCCCGTCCAATGAAAACACAAGAAGTAGAATTTGATGGTGACTTATGGTTTTTCACGAAAAAAGAGACTGCAAAGTATGAGGAAATTCTTCATGATCAAGATGTTAATGTGTCTTATGCAGGCAACTCCTATGTTTCCGTCCGCGGAAAAGCGGAAATCGTTGAGGATTTAGAAAAGAAAAAAGAATTGTGGAGCAAAGCATATGAAGAAATTATGCAGACATCTTATGATGATCCTAACGTTGTCCTTATAAAGGTAAAAGCGGAAGCGGCCGAATATTGGGAGACTGGCAATTTCACGAAAAAAGCAGCATTTCTCTTTAAACGCATGACAGGGCAAAACTCTAAATCGGCTGATATTAATGAAACTGTTGAAATGAAGAAATAA
- a CDS encoding NAD(P)H-binding protein — MHALIIGATGATGKDLLDLLLEDEYFHQIDVFVRRDLPIQHEKLKDHVIDFDQSEQWKHSVKGDVLFSCLGTTLKAAGSKEAQWKIDYDYQYQFAKIARENHVSHYVLVSSGGSSPNSPLFYPRMKGQLEESVKDLGFPGVTIIKPPVLVRKNSDRTMEVAGMKAVQFFNKFGLLRSQEPLPTEILAQAMIQSVKPPRSGIFTLEGEDIRECARGND, encoded by the coding sequence ATGCACGCATTAATAATAGGAGCAACTGGAGCAACAGGCAAGGACCTGCTGGATTTGCTGCTGGAAGATGAGTACTTTCATCAGATAGATGTTTTTGTCAGGCGGGATCTTCCTATCCAGCATGAGAAATTAAAAGATCATGTGATTGACTTTGATCAATCTGAACAATGGAAGCATTCAGTGAAAGGCGATGTCTTGTTTTCTTGTTTGGGAACGACCTTAAAAGCTGCGGGAAGTAAAGAAGCGCAATGGAAAATCGATTACGACTACCAATACCAGTTTGCCAAGATAGCCAGAGAAAACCATGTCAGTCATTATGTTTTGGTATCTTCAGGGGGCTCGTCTCCTAATTCTCCCTTATTTTATCCAAGGATGAAGGGGCAGCTGGAAGAATCGGTAAAAGATTTAGGGTTTCCTGGCGTGACAATTATTAAGCCGCCTGTGCTGGTAAGAAAAAATAGTGATAGAACCATGGAGGTTGCCGGAATGAAAGCCGTACAGTTTTTTAATAAATTCGGACTGCTTCGTTCTCAGGAACCGCTGCCGACAGAAATATTGGCTCAAGCCATGATCCAATCCGTGAAACCGCCAAGAAGCGGCATTTTTACGCTTGAAGGTGAAGATATTCGGGAATGTGCGAGGGGCAATGATTAA
- a CDS encoding TerD family protein, with protein MAADIQKGSRIDLTKTRPDLSQLAIRINWESPDSYDIDAAVFMADQNGHCPDDSSMIFYGNSVSTDQSVQHSVVAETGRSTEIFHINLPLITPSIEKLVFTLTIYEGDKKNQTFSEMNNASILFSNAATGEELLTYKLGSFTIENTLVLGELYNRNGDWKFSANTGGFSGGLAALCNHFGIEVEEEQESGAFEAAPALEIESPILQETAVKPEPPIVPEPAAQQQPIKLGKITLDKPGEGVSLRKAAKIENVKVRLKWTKGVDLDLHAFYKTKTGQFGHIYFGNKGGFHVSPFIKLDRDSGVGNTSGNNAENLTIKTLKDLDSVIIATNIFRFLGFISKGENFARYDGRVLVKTGNGDDIEVPLTSKVKGRWCIICKIDNTDATDPKVLNINRVQSNKPDIRDL; from the coding sequence ATGGCAGCCGACATTCAAAAGGGATCCCGTATTGATTTAACAAAAACAAGGCCAGACTTATCGCAGCTTGCTATTCGGATCAACTGGGAAAGTCCTGATTCTTATGATATAGATGCAGCTGTATTCATGGCTGATCAAAATGGACATTGCCCTGATGATTCCTCCATGATTTTTTATGGCAATAGTGTTTCAACAGATCAATCTGTACAGCATTCTGTGGTTGCAGAGACGGGCAGAAGCACAGAAATATTTCACATTAATTTGCCTTTAATAACACCTTCTATCGAAAAGCTTGTTTTTACACTGACCATCTATGAAGGTGATAAAAAGAATCAGACTTTCTCAGAAATGAACAATGCTTCTATTTTATTCAGCAATGCAGCAACGGGGGAAGAACTGCTTACATATAAGCTGGGGTCTTTTACGATTGAAAACACTTTAGTATTGGGTGAGTTATATAATAGAAACGGAGATTGGAAGTTTTCAGCCAATACCGGAGGTTTTTCCGGCGGACTTGCTGCACTGTGCAATCATTTTGGCATTGAAGTGGAAGAAGAGCAGGAGAGCGGCGCTTTTGAGGCGGCACCTGCGCTTGAAATAGAAAGTCCTATTTTACAAGAGACTGCAGTAAAACCCGAACCGCCTATTGTGCCCGAGCCAGCTGCTCAGCAGCAGCCGATTAAGCTTGGAAAAATCACATTGGATAAGCCCGGAGAAGGGGTTTCACTCAGAAAGGCAGCCAAAATTGAAAATGTTAAAGTCAGGCTTAAATGGACAAAGGGGGTTGATTTGGATCTGCACGCTTTTTATAAAACCAAAACAGGCCAGTTTGGACATATTTATTTTGGCAATAAGGGCGGGTTCCATGTCTCTCCATTTATTAAGCTTGATCGAGACTCTGGTGTCGGAAACACGTCTGGTAACAATGCTGAAAACCTGACAATCAAAACACTGAAGGATTTGGACTCAGTCATCATTGCCACGAATATCTTCCGGTTTCTCGGCTTCATCTCCAAAGGGGAGAACTTTGCCAGATACGATGGCCGCGTCCTCGTCAAAACCGGCAACGGAGATGATATAGAAGTTCCGTTAACTTCAAAAGTAAAAGGCAGATGGTGCATCATCTGTAAAATAGACAATACAGATGCAACAGATCCAAAGGTTCTGAATATCAACCGGGTACAGTCCAATAAACCGGATATTAGAGATTTGTGA
- a CDS encoding YciI family protein, with the protein MLFMLIVKASKNSEAGKLPSPELMEAMTKYNEELVKAGVRVMAKGLHPSSNGIRISYPRPGEKPVVTEGPFTESKDLTAGFILIDVNSREEAIEWAMQMPDPQGHGEGQIELRQVF; encoded by the coding sequence ATGCTGTTTATGCTGATAGTCAAAGCTTCAAAGAATTCCGAAGCCGGAAAGCTCCCAAGCCCTGAGCTCATGGAAGCCATGACGAAGTACAATGAAGAATTAGTTAAGGCGGGCGTGCGGGTTATGGCTAAAGGACTTCATCCAAGTTCAAATGGAATTCGCATTTCCTATCCGAGACCAGGGGAAAAGCCTGTGGTTACGGAAGGCCCATTTACTGAATCCAAAGATCTGACTGCCGGGTTCATTCTGATTGATGTGAATTCGAGGGAAGAAGCGATCGAGTGGGCCATGCAGATGCCGGATCCTCAAGGACATGGGGAAGGGCAGATTGAATTGCGGCAAGTGTTTTAG
- a CDS encoding SGNH/GDSL hydrolase family protein, translating into MKKWMWPLFFTLSLALTVLFGYGLASAYMDVTSPPRGKILEKTEDKPATPGDAYVALGDSLTRGVGSSKGEGFVSLAGKELKEKKMVDRFQNLGVRGARMEDLLTQLEQKEVQRSLKEAKIISITIGGNNLFNSGEILEKYSEETALGIVNTEIPNLEKTFKSIRETNPNAVIVYMGLYNPFKQSPNGDSFDSVIQKWNESARTLGLKYRVQIVDTFNLVTDAKRDLSSDIFHPNDATYQEMAESLSLVIEKNIVE; encoded by the coding sequence ATGAAAAAATGGATGTGGCCGTTATTTTTCACCCTATCCCTTGCTCTGACAGTTCTGTTTGGATATGGACTTGCCAGTGCCTATATGGATGTTACCAGCCCGCCCCGAGGAAAAATTTTAGAGAAAACAGAAGATAAACCTGCCACACCTGGCGATGCCTATGTCGCCCTTGGAGATTCATTAACAAGGGGTGTCGGTTCCTCAAAAGGAGAGGGTTTTGTCTCGCTTGCTGGAAAAGAGCTGAAAGAAAAGAAGATGGTTGATCGCTTTCAAAACCTTGGAGTGCGCGGCGCCAGAATGGAGGATTTGCTGACACAGCTGGAACAAAAGGAAGTCCAGAGATCGCTTAAAGAAGCCAAAATAATCTCCATCACCATTGGTGGCAATAACCTTTTTAATAGCGGGGAGATCCTGGAGAAATATTCAGAGGAAACCGCACTGGGCATCGTGAACACCGAAATTCCGAATCTGGAGAAGACATTCAAAAGCATTCGCGAAACCAATCCGAATGCCGTTATCGTCTATATGGGACTTTACAATCCTTTCAAGCAATCGCCCAATGGGGATTCATTTGATTCCGTCATCCAAAAATGGAATGAATCTGCCCGGACATTAGGCTTGAAATACAGAGTTCAAATAGTAGATACTTTCAATCTGGTCACAGATGCCAAACGCGATCTTTCCAGTGACATCTTCCATCCAAATGATGCCACTTATCAGGAGATGGCTGAAAGCCTGTCACTTGTCATTGAAAAAAATATCGTTGAATAA
- a CDS encoding ABC transporter ATP-binding protein: protein MSVKPTVQLENVTKIIGKKTIINNISFDIYPGEVFGFLGPNGAGKTTTIRMLVGLIKPTSGKIHICGFDVRKQFVQAMQRLGSIVENPELYKYLSGRENLQMFARMLADVDEERIQEVIDLVDLTARIDDQVRTYSLGMRQRLGIAQALLGRPDVLILDEPTNGLDPMGIKDLRQFIRNLVDETGLSVLVSSHILSEIELLADRVAIMSHGEIVKVGSVSDLVGALSSGVDWRVSDSFRALDILQESPHVQAAELYDDHTIHTLMDESKTSILNEALMKAGIDVWTIERKVQTLEDLFISLTGGDHIV from the coding sequence ATGAGTGTAAAACCAACAGTACAATTAGAAAATGTAACGAAAATCATTGGAAAGAAAACGATTATTAATAATATATCATTTGACATTTATCCAGGCGAAGTCTTTGGATTCCTCGGTCCGAATGGCGCCGGGAAAACCACTACGATCCGGATGCTTGTCGGGCTCATTAAGCCAACGTCCGGAAAGATTCACATCTGCGGATTCGATGTGAGAAAGCAATTCGTTCAGGCGATGCAGCGCCTTGGTTCCATCGTCGAAAATCCGGAGCTGTATAAGTATTTAAGCGGCCGTGAAAATCTGCAGATGTTTGCCCGGATGCTGGCAGATGTAGATGAAGAACGGATACAGGAGGTCATTGATCTGGTCGATCTGACTGCGCGAATTGATGATCAGGTGCGGACCTATTCTTTAGGGATGCGGCAGCGGCTTGGAATCGCACAGGCATTGTTGGGCCGGCCGGATGTGCTGATACTGGATGAACCCACGAATGGACTGGACCCGATGGGAATCAAGGATCTTCGCCAATTTATCAGAAATCTGGTCGATGAAACGGGTCTTTCGGTTCTCGTATCCAGCCATATTTTAAGTGAAATCGAGTTGCTGGCAGATCGAGTGGCTATTATGAGCCATGGAGAAATCGTAAAGGTCGGCAGTGTGAGCGATCTGGTTGGTGCACTGTCCTCCGGTGTGGACTGGAGAGTCAGTGATTCTTTCCGTGCGCTTGATATTTTACAGGAGTCCCCGCATGTCCAGGCGGCAGAACTGTACGATGACCATACGATACATACGCTGATGGATGAAAGCAAAACCTCAATCCTGAATGAAGCCCTAATGAAAGCGGGCATTGATGTATGGACGATTGAAAGGAAAGTGCAGACCTTGGAGGATCTATTTATCAGTTTGACAGGAGGCGATCATATTGTCTAA
- a CDS encoding ABC transporter permease: protein MSNPNMVGLIRNEVMKIASKKRLAVVGVILVILVSMFTYAQYREIQEKIEKQGTLDWRVELQQEIVDRQNRLASSGIQDEFRQFLEFDLKQKQYYLDNDINPNYPGAPTFIRIFLSQGVTLVLPLFIIIIMADIVSGEYNDGTIKTLLSRPVKRWRILMAKWLTVLLYTSMLMAVTVIVCYGVSGIVLGYDGWTAPILTGFQASASGEFSTEYIHTLPMWEYLLMSAGLAWVVTAVVGTISLMISVLVKNTATGIGAMMAVLIAGTLLSSIGSSWTSSKYLVNLNFDLINYLEGQAPPIEGMSLPFSLTVLGVWTAGCLAVAFWNFTQKDMY, encoded by the coding sequence TTGTCTAATCCGAATATGGTTGGCCTGATTCGCAATGAAGTGATGAAGATTGCTTCCAAAAAACGCCTCGCGGTTGTCGGCGTTATATTAGTCATTCTGGTGTCGATGTTTACATACGCCCAATACCGGGAGATACAGGAGAAAATCGAAAAGCAGGGCACTCTGGACTGGCGGGTGGAGCTTCAGCAGGAAATTGTCGACCGGCAAAATCGGCTGGCATCGAGCGGAATTCAGGACGAGTTCAGACAGTTCCTCGAATTTGATCTGAAGCAAAAGCAGTATTATCTGGACAACGATATCAACCCGAACTATCCTGGAGCCCCTACGTTTATCCGCATCTTTTTATCGCAGGGAGTCACACTTGTCCTGCCGTTATTCATTATCATTATCATGGCAGACATTGTGAGCGGGGAATACAATGATGGCACGATCAAAACATTACTGTCCCGGCCGGTTAAGCGGTGGCGGATCCTGATGGCAAAATGGCTGACGGTGCTGCTGTATACCTCCATGCTAATGGCGGTTACGGTGATCGTCTGTTATGGGGTTTCAGGGATCGTCCTCGGATATGACGGCTGGACGGCCCCTATTTTAACAGGCTTTCAAGCTTCTGCTTCCGGTGAGTTTTCAACGGAATACATCCATACCCTGCCGATGTGGGAATACCTGCTGATGTCAGCCGGGCTTGCGTGGGTGGTAACAGCGGTCGTTGGAACAATAAGCCTGATGATCTCCGTCCTGGTGAAAAATACAGCAACGGGGATTGGGGCCATGATGGCTGTGTTAATCGCAGGCACTCTGCTGTCTTCCATCGGCTCAAGCTGGACGAGCTCCAAATACCTGGTGAACTTGAACTTTGATCTCATTAACTACCTGGAAGGCCAGGCTCCACCGATTGAAGGGATGTCCCTGCCGTTTTCACTGACGGTGCTTGGGGTTTGGACGGCAGGCTGCCTGGCTGTGGCTTTTTGGAATTTTACTCAGAAGGATATGTATTAA
- a CDS encoding alkaline phosphatase family protein: MTRLLLIISISILVIGCTSCGNKADEQEMKVSVIQTESQSSPKIILLVIDSLMNEPLKKAIQEKKAPALAFFLKHGQYSKNLVSSYPTMSVTIDSSLITGAYPDQSKIPGLVWFDNNEKQINTYGNGMFEIMKLGVSGFADNIMHQYNNVDLSPNVRSIHEDLYNMKKDSASINAFIYRGNYHHTLKVPKLITKVSNLPEEYETLGPKILSLGAFIRQNTKNNHIVNRIGLNDAFAVQELKYLLEKNILPEFTILYISENDFTVHRKGPDTTKGIEKLDKHLQEVLNIFPKWEDALNNNIWVIIGDSNQSSVNERKKEALIDLQENLSKYRILKLGKPVSKDDEIVITANERMAYIYKINESVSVKNIAGKLQTDPRIAWIAWKEKEMIHVISGDHKGSFIFKPGGTYKDIYNQAWTIKGNTSILDLSLKDKNIHYEDYPDGLARLYGAMQSQEGEFIVVDAKPGFEFIGESSPEHSGGGAHGSMHKEDSLVPIIVTGTNKSIDQLRIVDLKKWILDFWN; this comes from the coding sequence TTGACTCGTTTGCTTCTTATTATTAGCATATCTATTCTTGTAATAGGCTGCACCAGCTGTGGAAATAAAGCAGATGAACAGGAAATGAAAGTATCTGTTATTCAAACAGAAAGTCAGTCTTCACCTAAAATTATACTTCTTGTTATTGATTCACTTATGAATGAGCCGTTAAAGAAGGCTATCCAGGAGAAGAAAGCTCCTGCTCTTGCCTTCTTTTTAAAACACGGTCAATATAGTAAAAATTTAGTAAGTTCCTATCCAACCATGTCGGTTACAATCGACAGCTCTCTAATAACTGGTGCTTACCCGGATCAAAGTAAGATTCCTGGACTTGTTTGGTTTGATAATAATGAGAAGCAAATCAACACTTATGGAAATGGTATGTTTGAAATTATGAAACTCGGGGTTTCCGGATTTGCTGATAATATCATGCATCAATATAATAATGTAGATCTCAGTCCAAATGTAAGATCTATACATGAAGATTTATACAATATGAAAAAAGATTCAGCATCCATTAACGCATTTATTTATCGGGGAAATTATCATCATACCCTTAAAGTTCCAAAGTTGATAACAAAAGTGAGCAATCTGCCTGAGGAATATGAAACACTTGGACCAAAAATACTGTCTTTAGGTGCATTTATACGCCAGAACACAAAGAATAATCACATTGTCAATCGTATAGGACTTAATGATGCCTTCGCGGTTCAAGAATTAAAATATCTTTTGGAAAAAAATATTCTTCCTGAATTTACAATCCTGTACATCTCAGAAAATGACTTTACTGTACATAGGAAAGGGCCAGATACAACAAAAGGAATTGAAAAACTTGATAAACATCTCCAGGAGGTCCTAAATATTTTTCCAAAATGGGAAGATGCCCTAAATAACAACATTTGGGTTATCATTGGAGACAGTAATCAGTCGTCTGTCAATGAACGAAAAAAAGAAGCGCTAATAGATTTACAAGAAAACCTTTCTAAATACAGAATTTTAAAGCTCGGGAAGCCTGTTTCAAAAGACGATGAAATTGTCATTACAGCAAATGAACGGATGGCCTATATCTATAAAATTAACGAGAGTGTTTCTGTAAAAAATATCGCAGGAAAATTGCAAACTGACCCTCGGATTGCCTGGATTGCATGGAAAGAAAAAGAGATGATACATGTGATATCTGGAGATCATAAGGGATCCTTTATTTTTAAACCAGGTGGAACCTATAAGGATATTTACAATCAAGCCTGGACTATAAAAGGGAATACCTCCATTCTCGATTTATCCTTAAAGGACAAGAATATTCATTATGAGGATTATCCTGATGGATTAGCAAGGTTATATGGAGCTATGCAGTCTCAGGAAGGTGAATTTATTGTTGTTGATGCAAAACCCGGATTTGAATTCATTGGAGAAAGTTCACCTGAACATTCCGGCGGCGGTGCCCATGGTTCAATGCATAAAGAGGATTCACTAGTCCCCATCATTGTTACAGGAACCAATAAAAGTATCGATCAGCTGCGGATTGTAGATTTAAAAAAATGGATTTTGGATTTTTGGAATTAA
- a CDS encoding class I SAM-dependent methyltransferase, producing MIQKWLGNQLKQPKGPLSKWIGLYMQRGNNSINCWTADLIEIKENDVLLEVGIGNGSTINRIVNNTKVGKVFGIDLSKEMIKEAEKLNKKQIEDGIVELHKGNIISLPYTDSIFDKVFSIHTFYFWPDINQGCSVVHRVLKPGGKLLA from the coding sequence ATGATTCAAAAATGGTTGGGTAATCAATTAAAACAACCTAAGGGACCATTATCTAAATGGATTGGACTATATATGCAAAGAGGTAACAATTCAATAAATTGCTGGACTGCTGATTTAATAGAAATTAAAGAGAATGATGTACTTTTAGAGGTCGGAATTGGCAATGGGTCTACTATAAATCGCATTGTTAATAATACAAAAGTTGGCAAAGTTTTCGGAATAGATTTATCTAAAGAAATGATTAAGGAAGCAGAAAAACTAAATAAGAAACAAATAGAAGATGGAATTGTTGAACTTCATAAAGGAAACATTATCTCCCTGCCTTACACTGATTCTATCTTTGATAAGGTTTTTTCAATTCATACTTTCTATTTTTGGCCTGACATTAATCAAGGATGTTCAGTGGTTCACAGAGTTTTAAAACCAGGTGGAAAACTATTGGCTTAA
- a CDS encoding MBL fold metallo-hydrolase, with protein sequence MHSYLTDGVLIDTGAQSLHKFFEPFMDEADYDQIMITHFHEDHSGCAAYAEKTKKLPIYLNKTSIPSCEKRADYPLYRQFFWGKRKPYHAQAMPDSFSSRKALWDVFDTPGHAFDHKAFLNRETGQLFTGDLFVSEKTKVALAEESIPEIIRSLERVLTYDFEDVFCSHAGFVENGRTALQRKLDYLLSIRDEVLSLYKEGNPADEICQKLFPKKYLIVKFSRGEWDSRHIVTSILKEYNTRTS encoded by the coding sequence GTGCACAGCTATTTAACGGATGGAGTCTTAATCGACACTGGGGCACAGTCTCTCCATAAATTTTTTGAACCCTTCATGGATGAAGCAGACTATGATCAGATCATGATCACCCATTTTCATGAAGACCATTCCGGCTGTGCGGCATATGCTGAAAAAACGAAGAAACTCCCTATCTATCTAAACAAAACATCCATTCCTTCCTGTGAAAAGAGGGCTGATTACCCCTTATACAGACAGTTTTTTTGGGGCAAAAGGAAGCCATATCACGCCCAGGCGATGCCGGATTCCTTTTCCTCCCGAAAAGCACTATGGGATGTATTCGACACTCCCGGCCATGCTTTCGATCATAAAGCCTTTTTAAACAGGGAAACCGGCCAGCTGTTTACGGGGGATTTATTTGTCAGTGAGAAGACCAAGGTGGCTTTAGCAGAAGAAAGCATTCCGGAAATTATCCGCTCCCTTGAACGCGTTCTAACCTATGACTTTGAAGATGTATTCTGCAGCCACGCAGGCTTTGTAGAAAATGGACGCACAGCCCTCCAGCGAAAACTGGACTATTTGCTGTCCATCCGGGATGAAGTACTCTCTTTGTATAAAGAAGGGAATCCCGCTGACGAGATCTGTCAAAAGCTGTTTCCAAAAAAATACCTGATCGTAAAATTTTCACGCGGCGAGTGGGATTCCAGGCACATCGTCACATCGATATTAAAGGAGTACAACACACGCACAAGTTAA
- a CDS encoding pyridoxamine 5'-phosphate oxidase family protein — translation MNTFKNIITTKEEFAFFREEIGQPSARAAGKVISFIDEHCIDFISKSPFLTMSTSNAAGKCDVSPRGDSPGFVTILDKQHLFIPERPGNRRMDTAHNLIENPNIGLLFLIPGLGETLRINGKAYICRDPELLEMSIANGRTPLFGILVEAEECFIHCAKALIRSGLWNGESWPAKESLPSAPAMLAAHTNLPNQTAEQVAKDLQESYKNRLY, via the coding sequence ATGAATACATTTAAAAATATCATAACCACAAAAGAAGAATTTGCGTTTTTTCGGGAGGAAATCGGCCAGCCCAGTGCGCGTGCCGCCGGCAAAGTCATCTCTTTCATCGATGAGCACTGCATTGACTTTATTTCCAAGTCGCCTTTTTTAACGATGTCCACTTCAAATGCAGCCGGGAAATGTGATGTTTCTCCAAGGGGGGATTCCCCCGGGTTTGTGACAATTCTTGATAAGCAGCATCTATTTATTCCGGAACGGCCGGGGAATCGAAGAATGGATACCGCACATAATCTTATCGAAAACCCCAATATTGGTCTTCTTTTTCTCATACCAGGGCTTGGTGAAACGCTAAGAATTAATGGTAAAGCATACATATGCCGTGACCCGGAGCTCTTAGAAATGAGTATAGCCAATGGACGCACTCCGTTATTTGGCATTTTAGTAGAAGCAGAGGAATGCTTTATCCATTGTGCAAAAGCATTGATCCGATCGGGATTATGGAACGGGGAGTCATGGCCTGCGAAAGAATCCCTTCCTTCCGCCCCTGCTATGCTGGCAGCCCATACAAACCTGCCGAATCAAACCGCTGAACAAGTGGCGAAGGATCTTCAGGAAAGTTATAAGAACAGATTGTATTAA
- a CDS encoding DUF3231 family protein: MKKIKPIKLSSHNLDSTEKLTSAEMGKLWATYMGNSMASCFLKYFLQHVEDKDIKSLLENALQLSEEFMETIKGIFKKEGFPIPNGFTEEDVNLGAPRLFMDEFYVHYLKYTAKAGLSIYSIALPLMYRKDVKEFFRYSMDSAMDLMEQIKEILIHKGLIIKPPLIPVPEKVEIVHKDFLNGYLGDKRPLHAMEITHFYDNIENNVTSKALIMAFAQVAKDEKIRKLFERGKEITTTNIESYRQKLHEEDLPSPPYLDDLITNSTFPPFSDKIMLFHKMDMFSIKLRAFGNSVAVNGRRDVGMVYLKATMKNSHFVQSAAKIMLERGWFEQPPTAADRD; this comes from the coding sequence ATGAAAAAAATTAAACCCATTAAATTAAGTTCTCATAATCTGGATAGCACAGAAAAATTAACATCAGCCGAAATGGGCAAGCTTTGGGCTACATATATGGGAAACAGTATGGCATCATGTTTTTTAAAGTATTTTCTGCAGCATGTTGAAGATAAGGACATTAAAAGCTTATTGGAAAATGCCTTGCAGCTATCAGAAGAATTTATGGAGACCATTAAAGGTATTTTCAAGAAAGAGGGGTTTCCCATTCCTAATGGTTTTACAGAAGAGGATGTAAATTTAGGTGCTCCCAGACTGTTTATGGATGAATTTTACGTCCACTATTTAAAGTATACGGCAAAAGCAGGATTGAGTATTTATAGCATTGCCCTCCCTCTAATGTACAGAAAAGACGTAAAAGAATTTTTTAGGTATTCCATGGATTCCGCCATGGATTTAATGGAGCAGATTAAAGAGATATTAATACATAAAGGGCTAATCATTAAACCTCCGTTGATTCCAGTTCCTGAAAAAGTGGAAATTGTGCATAAGGATTTTTTGAACGGCTACCTTGGAGATAAACGCCCATTGCATGCAATGGAAATCACTCATTTTTACGATAATATTGAAAATAATGTAACAAGTAAAGCACTTATCATGGCATTTGCCCAAGTGGCAAAGGATGAAAAGATACGCAAATTGTTTGAGCGGGGAAAAGAAATTACCACAACGAATATTGAAAGTTATAGGCAAAAACTGCATGAAGAAGATTTGCCTTCTCCACCTTATCTGGATGACTTAATAACCAATTCCACTTTCCCACCTTTTTCTGATAAAATCATGCTCTTCCATAAGATGGATATGTTTTCAATAAAACTTAGAGCCTTCGGAAATTCAGTGGCAGTCAATGGCCGCCGCGATGTAGGGATGGTTTATTTAAAGGCAACAATGAAAAATTCACATTTTGTTCAGAGTGCTGCAAAAATCATGCTTGAGAGAGGCTGGTTTGAACAGCCTCCAACGGCTGCTGATAGAGATTGA
- a CDS encoding PadR family transcriptional regulator, with protein sequence MKHKLLPLSETMHYILLALREPLHGYAVMQKIEEISNGSVILAAGTLYGAIENLNKHGWIEPVGESGRRKVYRITAEGSEILKIEQNRLLHILSLYEGSESNEEI encoded by the coding sequence ATGAAACATAAATTATTACCGCTGTCTGAAACCATGCATTATATTTTATTAGCTCTGCGCGAGCCGCTCCATGGCTATGCCGTCATGCAGAAGATAGAAGAGATAAGTAACGGCTCTGTTATTTTAGCGGCTGGTACATTATACGGTGCGATTGAAAACTTGAATAAGCATGGCTGGATCGAACCTGTTGGAGAGTCAGGCCGGAGAAAAGTTTATAGGATTACTGCGGAAGGAAGCGAAATTTTGAAAATAGAACAAAACAGGCTGCTGCATATTTTATCCCTGTACGAAGGAAGTGAATCGAATGAAGAAATTTAA